A stretch of Ipomoea triloba cultivar NCNSP0323 chromosome 13, ASM357664v1 DNA encodes these proteins:
- the LOC116001284 gene encoding uncharacterized protein LOC116001284 yields MTDYKPLATPAAVTQSTSPSLEPYDNPTQYRRIVGALQYLTITRPDLSFSGTLDMGLRIAPSSHSTLHGYSDSDWAGCPIDRKSTSGYVVFCGSNLVSWVSRKQRTVAHSSTDQRPSTRD; encoded by the exons ATGACTGACTACAAACCCCTCGCAACACCGGCAGCTGTCACTCAGTCCACCTCACCGTCCTTGGAGCCTTACGACAATCCTACACAGTATCGACGCATTGTGGGTGCTCTACAGTATCTGACTATTACTAGGCCAGATTTGTCCTTTTCA GGTACACTGGATATGGGTCTAcgcattgcaccgtcttcgcaTTCTACACTACATGGGTATTCTGACTCCGACTGGGCAGGCTGTCCTATTGACAGGAAGTCTACTAGTGGATATGTAGTCTTCTGTGGCTCTAACCTCGTTTCTTGGGTCTCTCGGAAGCAACGCACAGTTGCTCACTCATCTACAGATCAGAGGCCGAGTACAAGGGATTAG